From Actinopolyspora lacussalsi, a single genomic window includes:
- a CDS encoding putative nucleic acid-binding protein (product_source=COG4113; cath_funfam=3.40.50.1010; cog=COG4113; pfam=PF01850; superfamily=88723), whose protein sequence is MRRADVRLLDALYIALAEHLGLRILTTDHKLAKVCPKLTETPHPPNEQ, encoded by the coding sequence ATGCGGCGCGCGGACGTGCGGCTGCTCGACGCGCTCTACATCGCGCTGGCCGAGCACCTCGGGCTTCGGATACTGACCACTGACCACAAACTGGCGAAGGTATGCCCCAAGCTGACCGAGACGCCGCATCCACCGAACGAACAGTGA
- a CDS encoding hypothetical protein (product_source=Hypo-rule applied), whose protein sequence is MSVVLGRLCHMILWSLSAVERAIRASWGVDTCAPEDIPAWHSGNPARGQCGTTALVLNDLFGGDLVRGDVRRRGEWVDFHWWNRLGGGPELDLTRGQFTYDELVGPGEPVSRPTGRTRLDTEYETLRKRVLTYLER, encoded by the coding sequence GTGTCGGTGGTCCTCGGCAGGCTGTGCCACATGATCCTCTGGTCCCTGAGCGCCGTGGAGCGCGCGATCCGAGCTTCCTGGGGGGTTGACACCTGTGCCCCGGAAGACATCCCCGCCTGGCACTCCGGCAATCCGGCCCGCGGCCAATGCGGCACCACCGCTCTGGTCCTCAACGATCTCTTCGGTGGCGATCTCGTGCGGGGCGATGTTCGCCGCCGGGGTGAATGGGTGGACTTCCACTGGTGGAACCGTCTCGGCGGCGGCCCGGAACTGGATCTCACCCGAGGCCAGTTCACCTACGACGAGCTCGTCGGCCCCGGTGAACCCGTCTCTCGCCCGACCGGCAGGACCCGCCTCGACACGGAGTACGAAACCCTCCGAAAGCGAGTACTGACATACCTTGAGCGCTAG
- a CDS encoding ornithine cyclodeaminase (product_source=KO:K01750; cath_funfam=3.40.50.720; cog=COG2423; ko=KO:K01750; pfam=PF02423; superfamily=51735), with protein MRVLTDSDVVTVDPEVAVDAARESLRRFARGELAAPPRVSAELGDLDYYYTTGGLPGGVSGFRAYRAGAPAGDQLVALWDASGSLFGIVVGDELGARRTGALGGAAVEAMSNERASTLAVIGTGKQAWTQVWAASAVRSPGLVRIHSRDERNREAFAAEVRDRLGLRVETVASPASAVRDAEVVVLATRSESPVIDSADIAPGAHVTTVGPKGRTRHEMPPELLERAAVVSCDSPPQAAALPDFLADPARLVSLGDVLIGTHPGRENSDQLTVYCSVGLAGSEVLFADRLFGTITG; from the coding sequence ATGCGCGTACTCACCGATTCCGATGTCGTCACCGTTGATCCCGAAGTGGCCGTCGACGCCGCGCGAGAGTCCCTCCGCCGGTTCGCTCGTGGTGAGCTCGCCGCACCTCCCCGGGTCAGCGCCGAGCTGGGCGATCTCGACTACTACTACACCACCGGTGGCCTGCCGGGCGGTGTCAGCGGTTTCCGCGCCTACCGTGCCGGTGCACCCGCCGGAGATCAGCTGGTGGCGCTGTGGGACGCCTCGGGAAGTCTGTTCGGCATCGTTGTCGGGGACGAACTGGGCGCACGCCGTACCGGCGCCCTGGGTGGCGCCGCCGTGGAAGCGATGTCCAACGAACGAGCGAGCACGCTCGCCGTGATCGGAACCGGCAAGCAGGCATGGACCCAGGTCTGGGCCGCCAGTGCCGTCCGCTCCCCGGGACTGGTCCGGATCCACAGCAGGGACGAGCGCAACCGCGAGGCGTTCGCGGCCGAGGTGCGGGACCGGCTGGGGCTGCGCGTCGAGACCGTCGCGAGCCCGGCTTCGGCGGTACGTGACGCCGAGGTCGTCGTACTGGCCACCCGCTCGGAGAGCCCGGTGATCGACTCGGCGGACATCGCTCCCGGCGCGCACGTAACGACCGTGGGGCCGAAGGGGCGAACGAGGCACGAGATGCCCCCTGAACTGCTCGAACGGGCGGCGGTCGTCAGCTGCGACTCGCCGCCGCAGGCGGCGGCCCTGCCCGACTTCCTCGCCGATCCGGCGAGGCTGGTGTCGCTGGGCGATGTCCTGATCGGCACTCACCCCGGTCGGGAGAACTCCGATCAGCTCACGGTGTACTGCTCGGTCGGTCTGGCCGGTTCGGAGGTGCTGTTCGCCGATCGCCTGTTCGGCACGATCACCGGGTGA
- a CDS encoding hypothetical protein (product_source=Hypo-rule applied; transmembrane_helix_parts=Outside_1_3,TMhelix_4_23,Inside_24_77) produces MNIAIVMIGALLPILAASVFYVSDHRTPQRINRSPPNSEESDEYDMSTSGDLTQLTPVNHVIPADHGSLDRRMSEAA; encoded by the coding sequence ATGAACATTGCCATCGTGATGATCGGTGCACTGCTTCCGATCTTGGCGGCAAGCGTGTTCTACGTAAGCGACCACCGTACTCCGCAACGCATCAATCGCTCCCCTCCGAATTCCGAGGAGAGCGATGAGTACGACATGTCGACTTCCGGTGACCTCACCCAGCTGACTCCGGTGAATCACGTCATCCCGGCGGATCACGGATCTCTGGACAGGCGGATGTCCGAGGCGGCCTGA
- a CDS encoding acetyl-CoA C-acetyltransferase (product_source=KO:K00626; cath_funfam=3.40.47.10; cog=COG0183; ko=KO:K00626; pfam=PF00108,PF02803; superfamily=53901; tigrfam=TIGR01930): protein MSTTRRVAIVGGNRIPFARSGGPYARASNQDMLTAALDGLVARYGLSGQRVGEFVAGAVLKHSRDFNLAREVVLGSGLDSRTPAHDVQMACATGLESVVSVANKIALGQLESGIAGGVDSASDAPIELNDELRRVLLRANHAKGTAAKLGALTGLRPKHVVPGIPRNEEPRTGLSMGEHAARTAEAWGIERAEQDELAARSHQRLGAAYERGFFDDLVTPFQGLTRDQNLRPDSSTEKLAKLKPVFGRGEGATMTAGNSTPLSDGAATVLLASEEWARRHQLPVLAYIGDFVSEAVDYVSGDEGLLMAPAYAVPRLLEQVGGSLGDFDFYEVHEAFASQVLCTLRAWQDPEFCAERLGRGEPLGEIDTDRLNVNGSSLAAGHPFAATGGRIVATLAKLLAERGSGRGLVSICAAGGQGLTAVVER from the coding sequence ATGTCCACAACTCGCCGGGTCGCCATCGTCGGAGGCAACCGAATCCCGTTCGCACGTTCGGGTGGTCCCTACGCGCGTGCGTCCAATCAGGACATGCTCACCGCCGCCCTCGACGGTTTGGTGGCTCGTTACGGACTGTCCGGGCAGCGCGTCGGTGAGTTCGTCGCCGGTGCGGTACTCAAGCACAGCCGTGACTTCAACCTGGCGCGCGAGGTCGTGCTCGGCTCCGGTCTCGATTCGCGGACTCCCGCGCACGACGTGCAGATGGCCTGCGCCACCGGCCTGGAGTCGGTCGTGTCCGTGGCGAACAAGATCGCTCTGGGGCAACTCGAATCCGGCATAGCCGGCGGAGTGGACTCGGCCAGCGACGCACCGATCGAGCTCAACGACGAGCTGCGCAGGGTGCTGCTGCGCGCCAACCACGCCAAGGGCACCGCTGCCAAGCTGGGGGCGCTGACCGGCCTGCGGCCGAAGCACGTCGTACCCGGTATTCCCCGCAACGAGGAACCCCGCACCGGGCTCTCGATGGGTGAGCACGCCGCCAGGACGGCGGAGGCGTGGGGCATCGAGCGGGCGGAGCAGGACGAGCTGGCCGCCCGCAGTCACCAGCGGCTCGGGGCCGCCTACGAGCGGGGATTCTTCGACGATCTGGTCACCCCGTTCCAGGGACTCACGCGTGACCAGAACCTGCGGCCGGACTCCTCGACGGAGAAGCTCGCCAAGCTCAAGCCCGTGTTCGGCCGGGGCGAGGGGGCCACGATGACGGCGGGCAATTCCACCCCGCTCTCCGACGGCGCGGCCACGGTGCTGCTCGCCAGCGAGGAGTGGGCGCGGCGACACCAGCTGCCGGTGCTGGCCTACATCGGTGACTTCGTCTCCGAGGCGGTGGACTACGTCAGCGGTGACGAGGGGCTGTTGATGGCTCCCGCCTACGCCGTGCCGAGGCTGCTGGAGCAGGTGGGCGGCTCGCTCGGGGATTTCGACTTCTACGAGGTCCACGAGGCATTCGCCTCGCAGGTGCTGTGCACGCTCCGGGCCTGGCAGGATCCCGAGTTCTGCGCCGAGCGACTGGGCCGGGGCGAACCACTGGGCGAGATCGACACCGACCGACTGAACGTGAACGGTTCCTCGCTCGCCGCCGGGCACCCCTTCGCGGCGACCGGTGGGCGGATCGTGGCGACCCTGGCCAAGCTGCTGGCGGAGCGCGGTTCCGGCCGTGGACTCGTGTCCATCTGCGCGGCCGGTGGTCAGGGGCTCACCGCCGTCGTCGAACGGTGA
- a CDS encoding 3-oxoacyl-[acyl-carrier protein] reductase (product_source=KO:K00059; cath_funfam=3.40.50.720; cog=COG1028; ko=KO:K00059; pfam=PF13561; superfamily=51735) gives MADPYSKLVTSRYGRRLANRLGLPTPTPLHRYRPGDTLVSGPVLLGETEGGRLGEAVSGTLRKANAETHRSRDDDAEYAALVFDATGITSSTELGELHEFFGDTIRRVGKCGRLLVLGTPPEEIDDPAERTAQRALEGFVRTAGKELKRGATAQLVHVSRGGERAIDSTLRFLLSSKSAFVSGQVIRVGAAEAPTVDEARPLRDKVALVTGASRGIGAAIAETLARDGAHVVCLDVPAQGEDLAEVANRIGGSTLQLDITAEDAPRQLIEHVEQRHDGLDIVVHNAGITRDKTIGRMSRDQWEAVLRVNLAAQERINTALLADSSPLRNGGRLVGIASISGIAGNVGQANYATSKAGVIGHVQGLAPRAAERGVTINAVAPGFIETAMTAAVPLFVREAGRRMNSLSQGGLPVDVAETIAYYADPGSAGVNGNVIRVCGQSLLGA, from the coding sequence ATGGCGGATCCGTACAGCAAGCTGGTCACATCCCGGTACGGGCGGCGGTTGGCCAACCGTCTCGGGCTGCCCACCCCCACCCCGCTGCACAGGTACCGACCGGGTGACACGCTAGTCTCCGGCCCCGTACTGCTCGGGGAGACCGAAGGGGGCAGGCTCGGCGAAGCCGTGTCCGGAACCCTGCGGAAGGCGAACGCCGAGACGCACCGGAGTCGGGACGACGACGCCGAGTACGCGGCGCTGGTCTTCGACGCCACCGGAATAACGAGCAGCACGGAACTCGGGGAACTGCACGAGTTCTTCGGCGACACGATCCGGCGAGTGGGCAAGTGCGGCAGGCTGCTCGTGCTGGGTACCCCGCCGGAGGAGATCGACGACCCCGCGGAGCGAACCGCGCAGCGCGCGCTGGAAGGATTCGTGCGCACCGCGGGCAAGGAACTCAAACGCGGGGCCACCGCCCAGCTGGTCCACGTCTCCCGGGGCGGCGAGCGGGCGATCGACTCCACGCTGCGCTTCCTGCTCTCGTCGAAGTCGGCGTTCGTGTCCGGCCAGGTGATCCGCGTCGGAGCGGCCGAGGCACCCACCGTCGACGAAGCGCGACCGCTGCGCGACAAGGTCGCGCTGGTCACCGGCGCGTCACGAGGCATCGGCGCCGCCATCGCCGAGACCCTGGCCAGGGACGGAGCCCACGTGGTGTGCCTGGACGTCCCCGCACAGGGTGAGGACCTGGCCGAGGTGGCCAACCGGATCGGCGGTTCGACGCTCCAACTCGACATCACCGCCGAGGACGCACCCCGGCAGCTGATCGAACACGTCGAACAACGGCACGACGGGCTCGACATCGTGGTGCACAACGCGGGCATCACGCGGGACAAGACCATCGGCCGGATGAGCCGGGACCAGTGGGAAGCGGTGCTGCGGGTCAACCTCGCCGCCCAGGAACGGATCAACACCGCGCTGCTGGCCGACTCCTCCCCGCTCCGCAACGGCGGCAGGCTGGTCGGGATCGCCTCCATCAGCGGTATCGCGGGCAACGTGGGGCAGGCGAACTACGCGACCTCCAAGGCTGGGGTGATCGGCCACGTGCAGGGCCTCGCACCGCGCGCCGCGGAACGCGGCGTGACGATCAACGCCGTGGCCCCCGGATTCATCGAGACCGCGATGACGGCGGCCGTACCGCTGTTCGTGCGCGAGGCGGGCCGCAGGATGAACAGCCTCTCGCAGGGCGGGCTGCCGGTCGACGTCGCCGAGACCATCGCCTACTACGCGGATCCGGGGTCGGCCGGAGTGAACGGCAACGTGATCCGCGTGTGCGGACAGAGCCTGTTGGGGGCCTAG
- a CDS encoding acyl dehydratase (product_source=COG2030; cog=COG2030; pfam=PF01575; superfamily=54637), translating to MPTEELSESPNLGALYLKAAGTAPLRRAGRDAELPDIEYVRSGITIDREHLADYNRLCGFGTRDELPITYPHIISFPLAVRLMTDRDFPYPLVGLVHVANRITRYEPVSVTDSMTQRVRLANPRRHPKGQQFDVITETSVDDRLVWSETSTYLRRGASDDSVPRPEGVPEVTAETPTAVWRLPANLGRRYAAVSGDRNPIHLHPLTAKTFGFPRTIAHGMWSKARCLAAFEGRLPDACTVEVEFAKPVLLPSKVDFTEQPDTEQPRTERPGESDAAKLFALRSASGKPHLKGHLHGLSE from the coding sequence ATGCCGACCGAGGAACTGAGCGAGTCACCGAACCTGGGCGCGCTCTACCTGAAGGCAGCGGGAACCGCACCGCTGCGGCGGGCCGGGCGGGACGCCGAGCTCCCGGACATCGAGTACGTCCGCTCCGGGATCACGATCGACCGCGAGCACCTGGCGGACTACAACCGGCTGTGCGGGTTCGGCACCCGCGACGAGCTGCCGATCACCTATCCGCACATCATCTCGTTCCCGCTGGCCGTGCGGCTGATGACCGATCGCGACTTCCCGTACCCGCTGGTCGGCCTGGTGCACGTGGCGAACCGCATCACGCGGTACGAGCCGGTGTCTGTGACCGACTCGATGACCCAGCGGGTGCGGCTGGCGAATCCGCGCCGCCACCCGAAGGGGCAGCAGTTCGACGTGATCACCGAGACCAGCGTCGACGATCGGCTCGTCTGGAGCGAGACGAGCACGTACCTGCGACGGGGTGCCTCGGACGACTCCGTCCCCAGGCCGGAGGGAGTTCCGGAGGTGACCGCCGAGACTCCCACCGCGGTCTGGCGGCTGCCCGCGAACCTCGGCAGGCGCTATGCGGCCGTATCCGGTGACCGCAATCCGATCCACCTGCACCCGCTCACGGCCAAGACGTTCGGCTTCCCCCGGACGATCGCGCACGGCATGTGGTCCAAGGCCCGCTGCCTCGCCGCCTTCGAGGGCAGACTGCCCGACGCCTGCACGGTCGAGGTGGAGTTCGCCAAGCCGGTGCTGCTTCCCTCCAAGGTGGACTTCACCGAACAACCCGATACCGAACAACCCCGCACCGAACGACCCGGCGAGTCGGACGCGGCGAAGCTCTTCGCGCTGCGCTCCGCCTCGGGCAAACCACACCTGAAGGGGCACCTGCACGGCCTGTCCGAGTGA
- a CDS encoding phosphoribosylformylglycinamidine synthase (product_source=KO:K01952; cath_funfam=3.30.1280.10; cog=COG1828; ko=KO:K01952; pfam=PF02700; superfamily=82697; tigrfam=TIGR00302) yields the protein MARVVVDVMPKQEILDPQGQAVANALPRQGFEGISEVRQGKRFELEVDDGVDDDTLARIAENFLANPVIEDWAVRRVES from the coding sequence GTGGCCCGAGTCGTTGTCGACGTAATGCCGAAGCAGGAGATCCTCGATCCGCAGGGACAGGCGGTTGCCAACGCGCTGCCCCGGCAAGGATTCGAGGGAATCTCGGAAGTCCGTCAGGGGAAGCGGTTCGAGCTGGAGGTCGACGACGGCGTCGACGACGACACGCTCGCCCGAATCGCGGAGAACTTCCTGGCCAACCCCGTGATCGAGGACTGGGCCGTGCGCCGGGTGGAATCGTGA
- a CDS encoding phosphoribosylformylglycinamidine synthase (product_source=KO:K01952; cath_funfam=3.40.50.880; cog=COG0047; ko=KO:K01952; pfam=PF13507; smart=SM01211; superfamily=52317; tigrfam=TIGR01737) — MSAAGARIGVITFPGSLDDGDARRAVRRAGASDVALWHGDADLHGVDAVIVPGGFSYGDYLRCGAIAKFAPVMTEVVRAAGQGMPVLGVCNGFQVLCEAGLLPGVLTRNSGLHYVCRDQWLRVDNNTSSWTTRYEPGAELLIPIKHGEGRYVAEEPVLDRLEGDGRVLFRYVDGNPNGSRRDIAGITDERGRVAGLMPHPEHAVDPLTGPTDDGLGMFLSALDTLVAA, encoded by the coding sequence GTGAGCGCCGCCGGGGCCAGGATCGGGGTCATCACCTTCCCGGGCTCGCTGGACGACGGCGACGCCCGCCGCGCGGTGCGCCGGGCGGGTGCCTCGGACGTGGCGCTGTGGCACGGTGACGCCGACCTGCACGGAGTGGACGCCGTGATCGTCCCCGGCGGGTTCAGTTACGGCGACTACCTGCGTTGCGGCGCCATCGCCAAGTTCGCGCCGGTCATGACCGAGGTGGTGCGCGCGGCCGGGCAGGGCATGCCGGTGCTCGGGGTGTGCAACGGGTTCCAGGTGTTGTGCGAGGCCGGGCTGTTGCCCGGCGTGCTGACCCGCAACTCGGGGCTGCACTACGTCTGCCGCGACCAGTGGCTGCGCGTGGACAACAACACCAGCAGCTGGACCACCCGCTACGAACCCGGCGCCGAGCTGCTGATCCCGATCAAGCACGGCGAGGGCCGCTACGTGGCCGAGGAACCGGTGCTGGACCGCCTGGAGGGCGACGGCCGGGTGCTGTTCCGCTACGTGGACGGCAACCCGAACGGCTCGCGACGCGACATCGCCGGAATCACCGACGAACGCGGCAGGGTCGCCGGGCTGATGCCCCACCCCGAGCACGCCGTCGATCCACTCACGGGGCCCACCGACGACGGCCTCGGCATGTTCCTGTCCGCCCTCGACACCCTGGTGGCAGCATGA
- a CDS encoding phosphoribosylformylglycinamidine synthase (product_source=KO:K01952; cath_funfam=3.30.1330.10,3.90.650.10; cog=COG0046; ko=KO:K01952; pfam=PF00586,PF02769; superfamily=55326,56042; tigrfam=TIGR01736), giving the protein MTDPTREAATQDPATPNGAEPVDSVEQAARTPELDQPYRELGLADDEYERIREILGRRPTEAELAMYSVMWSEHCSYKSSKTHLKYFGETTTEEMRAKMLAGIGENAGVVDIGDGWAVTFKVESHNHPSYVEPYQGAATGVGGIVRDIMAMGARPVAVADPLRFGPADADDTRRVLPGVVEGVGGYGNCLGLPNIGGEVVFDESYARNPLVNAMCVGVLKSDELQLAHATGAGNKVILFGARTGLDGIGGVSVLASETFSGDETGSGRKKLPSVQVGDPFTEKVLIECCLELYGSDLVVGVQDLGGAGLSCATSELAAAGDGGMRIDLDTVPLRAEGMNPAEILSSESQERMCAIVRPEDVDSFMAVCRKWDVTATVIGEVTDEEHLRIDWRGECVVDVPPRTVADEGPVYQRPVRRPAEQDLIAADDANTLSRPATAAELRETVLRMAASPNLCSREWVTGQYDHYVRGNTVLAQPSDGGVLRVDEETGRGIAVATDCNARYTRLDPYEGARLALAEAYRNVAVTGSKPVAVTNCLNFGSAEDPGVMWQFQQSVRGLADAAAELGIPVTGGNVSFYNQTGGDPILPTPVAGVLGVIDDVTARIPTGIGAAPGESLLLLGDTREEFGGSEWSRVVHGHLGGTPPRVDLARERLLADVLGIGSRDGLISAAHDLSEGGLAQALVEMSLIGETGARIVLPEEADPFVWLFAESAGRVAVSVPRGAELKFTELCSARGLPCSKIGVVDDESRALEIQGVGDIPLSELREVWEGTLPRLFG; this is encoded by the coding sequence ATGACCGACCCCACCCGCGAAGCCGCGACGCAGGACCCGGCCACGCCGAACGGCGCCGAACCGGTGGACAGCGTCGAGCAGGCCGCACGGACCCCCGAACTCGACCAGCCGTACCGCGAGCTCGGCCTCGCCGACGACGAGTACGAGCGCATCCGCGAGATCCTCGGGAGACGCCCCACCGAGGCCGAGCTGGCGATGTACTCGGTGATGTGGAGCGAGCACTGCTCCTACAAGTCCTCCAAGACGCACCTGAAGTACTTCGGTGAGACCACCACCGAGGAGATGCGCGCCAAGATGCTGGCGGGCATCGGTGAGAACGCGGGAGTCGTCGACATCGGCGACGGCTGGGCGGTCACCTTCAAGGTGGAGAGCCACAACCACCCCTCGTACGTGGAGCCCTACCAGGGCGCGGCCACCGGTGTCGGAGGCATCGTGCGCGACATCATGGCGATGGGCGCGCGTCCCGTGGCGGTGGCCGACCCGCTGCGGTTCGGTCCGGCCGACGCCGACGACACCCGCCGCGTACTGCCCGGCGTAGTGGAGGGAGTCGGTGGCTACGGCAACTGCCTCGGGCTGCCCAACATCGGCGGCGAGGTGGTCTTCGACGAGTCCTACGCACGGAATCCGCTGGTCAACGCGATGTGCGTCGGCGTGCTCAAGTCCGACGAGCTGCAGCTGGCACACGCCACCGGGGCGGGCAACAAGGTGATCCTGTTCGGTGCCCGCACCGGTCTGGACGGTATCGGCGGTGTCTCGGTGCTGGCCTCGGAGACCTTCAGCGGCGACGAGACCGGCAGTGGTCGCAAGAAGCTGCCCAGTGTGCAGGTGGGCGATCCCTTCACCGAGAAGGTGCTCATCGAGTGCTGTCTGGAGCTCTACGGCTCGGACCTGGTCGTGGGGGTCCAGGACCTCGGTGGCGCCGGGCTCTCCTGCGCCACCTCCGAGCTGGCGGCGGCCGGTGACGGCGGCATGCGGATCGATCTGGACACGGTGCCGCTGCGGGCCGAGGGGATGAACCCGGCCGAGATCCTGTCCAGCGAGTCGCAGGAGCGGATGTGCGCGATCGTCCGCCCCGAGGACGTGGACTCCTTCATGGCGGTCTGCCGCAAGTGGGACGTGACGGCGACGGTCATCGGTGAGGTGACCGACGAGGAACACCTGCGGATCGACTGGCGGGGCGAGTGCGTGGTCGACGTCCCGCCCCGGACCGTGGCCGACGAGGGGCCGGTCTATCAGCGCCCGGTACGGCGCCCCGCGGAACAGGACCTGATCGCCGCGGACGACGCGAACACCCTGTCGCGCCCGGCCACGGCTGCCGAGCTGCGCGAGACCGTGCTGCGGATGGCGGCCTCGCCCAACCTGTGCTCCCGGGAGTGGGTGACCGGCCAGTACGACCACTACGTGCGAGGCAACACCGTGCTGGCGCAGCCCTCCGACGGGGGCGTGCTGCGGGTGGACGAGGAGACGGGCCGCGGCATCGCCGTGGCCACCGACTGCAACGCCCGCTACACCAGGCTCGATCCCTACGAGGGTGCGCGGCTGGCGCTGGCCGAGGCCTACCGCAACGTCGCGGTCACGGGCTCCAAGCCGGTGGCGGTCACCAACTGCCTCAACTTCGGCTCGGCCGAGGATCCCGGCGTGATGTGGCAGTTCCAGCAGTCGGTGCGGGGGCTGGCCGATGCGGCCGCCGAACTCGGCATCCCGGTCACCGGCGGCAACGTGAGCTTCTACAACCAGACCGGTGGTGACCCGATCCTGCCGACACCGGTCGCCGGGGTGCTCGGGGTCATCGACGACGTGACCGCCCGGATCCCCACCGGTATCGGAGCGGCGCCGGGTGAGTCGCTGCTGCTGTTGGGAGACACCCGCGAGGAGTTCGGCGGTTCGGAGTGGAGCCGGGTGGTGCACGGCCACCTCGGCGGTACCCCGCCGCGAGTGGATCTGGCACGGGAACGGCTGCTCGCCGACGTGCTGGGGATCGGATCGCGGGACGGGCTGATCTCGGCCGCGCACGATCTCTCCGAGGGCGGACTGGCCCAGGCGCTGGTGGAGATGTCGTTGATCGGTGAGACCGGGGCGCGGATCGTGCTGCCGGAGGAGGCGGACCCGTTCGTGTGGCTGTTCGCCGAGTCGGCGGGTCGGGTCGCGGTGTCGGTGCCGCGCGGTGCGGAACTGAAGTTCACCGAGCTCTGCTCGGCGCGTGGTCTGCCCTGCTCGAAGATCGGCGTGGTGGACGACGAGTCGCGGGCGCTGGAGATCCAGGGCGTCGGCGACATCCCGCTGTCGGAGCTGCGGGAGGTGTGGGAAGGCACGCTTCCCCGACTGTTCGGCTGA
- a CDS encoding lysozyme (product_source=KO:K01185; cath_funfam=3.20.20.80; cleavage_site_network=SignalP-noTM; cog=COG3757; ko=KO:K01185; pfam=PF01183; smart=SM00641; superfamily=51445; transmembrane_helix_parts=Inside_1_11,TMhelix_12_34,Outside_35_272), which translates to MHRSRGCGRARALTVALSALFGAVLLLGTSAQAVSDSSSAQQRAGHEMGSQIRENEGGDPSADPAAARNPSVKGMDVSGHQNWVNWRHWWNKGMRFAYVKATEGTGYTSPDFNHQYTGSYKVGMIRGAYHFALPDRSGGAAQARYFVANGGGWSADGKTLPGALDIEYNPYGPTCYGKSKAAMTDWIRDFSDTYRKLTGRNPAIYTSTSWWNKCVAADFSDTNPLWVARYNDYIGPLPHGWGFHTFWQYTSSPLDKNLFNGSYDQLKRMARG; encoded by the coding sequence ATGCACCGTTCGAGGGGATGTGGTCGCGCCCGAGCGCTGACCGTTGCCTTATCAGCGTTGTTCGGCGCGGTACTGCTGCTGGGCACCTCCGCGCAGGCCGTGAGCGACTCGTCGTCGGCACAGCAGCGGGCGGGCCACGAGATGGGCTCGCAGATCCGTGAAAACGAGGGCGGTGATCCGTCCGCCGATCCCGCCGCGGCACGCAATCCCTCGGTCAAGGGGATGGACGTGAGCGGCCACCAGAACTGGGTCAACTGGCGACACTGGTGGAACAAGGGAATGCGGTTCGCCTACGTCAAGGCCACCGAGGGGACCGGCTACACCAGTCCGGACTTCAATCACCAGTACACCGGCTCGTACAAGGTCGGAATGATCCGGGGCGCCTACCACTTCGCACTGCCCGACCGTTCCGGTGGAGCAGCCCAGGCGCGCTACTTCGTCGCCAACGGAGGTGGCTGGTCCGCCGACGGCAAAACCCTGCCCGGCGCGTTGGACATCGAGTACAACCCGTACGGCCCCACCTGCTACGGCAAGAGCAAGGCGGCCATGACCGACTGGATCCGGGACTTCAGCGACACCTATCGGAAACTGACCGGCAGGAATCCCGCCATCTACACCAGCACCAGCTGGTGGAACAAGTGCGTGGCCGCTGACTTCAGCGACACCAATCCACTGTGGGTCGCGCGCTACAACGACTACATCGGTCCGCTACCGCACGGCTGGGGGTTCCACACCTTCTGGCAGTACACCTCGTCCCCGTTGGACAAGAACCTGTTCAACGGTTCCTACGACCAGCTCAAGCGGATGGCTCGCGGGTGA